The Acetivibrio saccincola genome window below encodes:
- a CDS encoding type II toxin-antitoxin system PemK/MazF family toxin, with protein sequence MDDKAKKLARWFCVKMYLQEKHENNNFRNWFTVRGDIYTCHFGENIGDEKCGIGRPVLIVSADNINRKSGNVIVVTLSKNIKWEDPITKRKLKYDTHYVLKKSKYPQLAFDSAVQCEDIRVVSKARLGQYICSVDLATDMKQIKKRLKSALQL encoded by the coding sequence AAAGATGTATTTACAAGAGAAACATGAAAATAATAATTTTAGAAATTGGTTTACAGTAAGAGGAGATATATATACTTGTCACTTCGGTGAAAATATTGGTGACGAAAAATGTGGAATTGGTAGACCTGTATTAATTGTATCAGCAGATAACATTAATAGGAAAAGTGGTAATGTAATTGTTGTCACATTAAGTAAAAATATTAAATGGGAAGACCCTATAACAAAACGAAAACTGAAATATGATACACATTATGTACTTAAAAAAAGTAAGTATCCACAGTTGGCTTTTGATTCTGCAGTTCAATGCGAAGATATTAGAGTTGTAAGCAAGGCTCGGTTAGGTCAATATATATGTTCTGTAGACTTAGCGACAGACATGAAGCAAATTAAAAAAAGGTTAAAATCTGCTTTACAATTATAA
- the rlmH gene encoding 23S rRNA (pseudouridine(1915)-N(3))-methyltransferase RlmH yields the protein MKINIIAVGKLKEKYLKEAVNEYSKRLSKFCQLDIVEVSDEKAPDKLSKLEEEKVKKREGQRIIKKIKDGSLVIVLDIKGEKLDSEGFANKLNSFFISGKSNITFIIGGSLGLDDEVLNLADFRFSLSDLTFPHQLARVILLEQIFRAFKILANETYHK from the coding sequence ATGAAGATTAATATAATTGCAGTAGGGAAGTTGAAGGAAAAGTATTTAAAAGAAGCGGTAAATGAATACAGCAAAAGGCTTTCTAAGTTTTGTCAATTAGATATTGTGGAAGTAAGCGATGAAAAGGCACCGGACAAATTAAGCAAATTAGAAGAGGAAAAGGTAAAAAAAAGAGAAGGCCAGAGGATTATAAAAAAAATAAAGGATGGAAGTTTAGTTATTGTTTTGGATATTAAGGGGGAGAAGCTGGATTCTGAAGGCTTTGCCAATAAACTTAATTCTTTTTTTATTTCAGGTAAATCAAACATTACATTTATAATAGGTGGTTCATTGGGGTTAGATGATGAGGTGCTGAATTTAGCAGATTTTCGTTTTTCCCTGTCAGATCTTACTTTTCCGCATCAGCTTGCGCGGGTTATACTTTTAGAGCAAATTTTCAGGGCGTTTAAGATTTTAGCCAATGAGACATATCATAAGTGA
- a CDS encoding MBL fold metallo-hydrolase — MIKFCSLYSGSSGNSIFVSSGRTKLLVDSGLSGKKIIEALCSIGEDPTEICAILISHEHSDHIKGAGVLSRKFDIPIYANEKTWCEMEKAIGPVSVKNKMYFDTGCGFEIGDIFVNAFPIPHDAAEPVGFNFFADNKKITTATDIGHMNRQLLNNLEESDLLLIESNHDVEMLKMGKYPWYLKKRIMGEKGHLSNEVAGKVVAYLAENGTRRFILGHLSKENNFPQLAYQTVSNILREKNIDIEKDIMLSIASRSEAGKVVEV; from the coding sequence ATGATAAAATTTTGTAGTTTATATAGCGGAAGCAGTGGAAATTCTATTTTTGTTTCTTCAGGCAGGACAAAATTATTAGTTGACAGCGGTTTGAGCGGCAAAAAAATAATAGAAGCTCTTTGTTCCATAGGAGAGGATCCAACTGAAATATGTGCTATTTTAATATCCCATGAGCACAGTGACCATATTAAAGGAGCCGGGGTACTTTCCAGGAAATTTGATATACCTATATATGCAAATGAAAAAACCTGGTGTGAGATGGAAAAAGCAATAGGTCCTGTGAGTGTAAAAAATAAAATGTACTTTGATACAGGATGCGGTTTTGAAATAGGTGATATTTTTGTGAATGCATTTCCAATTCCCCATGATGCGGCAGAGCCTGTGGGTTTTAATTTTTTTGCAGACAATAAAAAGATAACAACGGCAACAGATATAGGTCACATGAACAGGCAGCTGTTAAACAACTTAGAAGAAAGTGACTTATTGCTTATAGAGTCAAACCATGATGTAGAAATGTTAAAGATGGGCAAGTACCCATGGTATTTAAAAAAAAGGATAATGGGGGAAAAGGGTCACTTATCCAATGAAGTGGCGGGAAAAGTAGTGGCTTACCTGGCTGAGAACGGCACCAGGCGCTTTATATTGGGACATCTTAGCAAAGAAAATAATTTTCCCCAGCTGGCATATCAGACGGTGAGCAATATATTAAGGGAAAAAAATATAGATATAGAGAAGGATATTATGCTTTCAATAGCATCAAGGTCGGAAGCAGGCAAGGTAGTGGAAGTTTAA
- a CDS encoding UDP-N-acetylglucosamine 1-carboxyvinyltransferase, producing the protein MEKLVIEGGVPLKGEVSISGAKNSAVAVIPATILVDGPCTIENIPDIKDVKVLIDILKNLGSEISCGGEGTITIDSKNIKSSVATYDMVKCLRGSYYLLGALLGRFKKAEVALPGGCDFGFRPIDQHIKGFEALGAKVEINHGIIKVEAEKLTGTQIYMDVVSVGATINIMLAAVKAEGVTTIENAAKEPHVVDVANFLNAMGANVKGAGTDVIKIKGVPNLSGKAIHSIIPDQIEAGTFMIAAAATKGDVTVKNIIPKHMESLSAKLIEMNVEVIEGGDWIRVKGTPDIHRVNIKTLPYPGFPTDLQPPICVMLCLADGTSTITEGVWESRFQYVDELKRMGASIRVEGRMAVIEGVKKLTGAPVEALDLRAGAAMVVAGLVAEGRTEVYNTYYIKRGYEKLEEKLEALGARVKVVK; encoded by the coding sequence ATGGAAAAGTTAGTAATAGAGGGTGGAGTACCTCTAAAGGGTGAGGTTAGTATCAGCGGAGCTAAAAATTCAGCTGTTGCAGTAATTCCGGCAACTATATTGGTAGATGGACCATGCACCATAGAAAATATTCCGGATATAAAAGATGTAAAAGTATTAATTGATATACTGAAAAATCTAGGTTCTGAAATAAGCTGTGGCGGGGAAGGAACCATTACCATAGATTCTAAAAATATAAAATCCAGTGTAGCAACATACGATATGGTTAAATGCCTTAGAGGCTCATATTATTTATTAGGAGCTCTTTTGGGACGGTTTAAAAAGGCTGAGGTGGCACTTCCGGGAGGATGTGATTTTGGTTTTAGACCAATAGACCAGCATATAAAGGGTTTTGAAGCCCTTGGGGCAAAGGTGGAAATAAACCATGGAATAATAAAGGTGGAAGCGGAGAAGCTTACAGGAACGCAAATTTACATGGACGTTGTAAGCGTAGGTGCTACCATAAATATTATGCTGGCAGCAGTTAAGGCAGAAGGGGTTACAACCATTGAGAATGCGGCAAAAGAGCCTCATGTGGTGGATGTAGCCAATTTCCTCAATGCAATGGGGGCAAATGTAAAGGGAGCAGGGACAGATGTTATAAAAATTAAGGGAGTTCCAAACCTTTCCGGCAAGGCAATCCACTCTATAATACCGGATCAGATAGAAGCAGGCACCTTTATGATAGCAGCAGCTGCTACAAAAGGTGATGTAACTGTCAAAAATATAATTCCCAAGCACATGGAATCATTAAGTGCAAAGCTTATAGAAATGAATGTTGAAGTTATAGAAGGCGGGGACTGGATAAGAGTCAAGGGTACTCCGGATATCCACAGGGTAAATATAAAAACCCTTCCGTATCCGGGCTTTCCAACGGATTTGCAGCCTCCTATTTGTGTTATGCTGTGTTTGGCAGATGGCACAAGCACAATTACAGAAGGGGTTTGGGAGTCCAGATTCCAGTATGTGGATGAATTAAAACGTATGGGTGCTTCTATAAGAGTTGAAGGCAGGATGGCAGTTATTGAAGGGGTAAAGAAACTTACAGGTGCACCTGTTGAGGCACTTGATTTGAGGGCAGGGGCTGCCATGGTTGTTGCAGGTCTTGTTGCAGAAGGCAGGACAGAAGTGTATAATACATATTATATAAAAAGAGGTTATGAAAAATTAGAGGAAAAACTAGAGGCTTTAGGTGCCAGGGTAAAAGTAGTTAAATAG
- the yycI gene encoding two-component system regulatory protein YycI — protein sequence MDWSKAKSILIVIFVILNLFLAGVIIKLANDEGISQDTIENAKKALLNRGVIVNSEIPLYNKKIGTLVYGDESINKKRIVKNFLGQEEYIKEELTEDLEEGSKENLKEDLEESAKEKNMSQEIIEKDGKEIIFKDNDNFIYKNKNLSYIISADKSSGEVLDSLKKLFKGTGVPINQFVFDKMENGDTYIFRQKYNEFWIFENYISVLMSKEDVLQLECRYRKIDGIEQGSDILTAHQVLIKNHDSIKDIEIVAIDLGFKEIAVQNGARETTDDIPVWRIRTSGDEELFYRVYDGEKINTQ from the coding sequence TTGGACTGGTCAAAAGCTAAAAGCATTTTAATAGTGATATTTGTCATTCTAAACCTTTTTCTTGCAGGTGTTATAATAAAATTGGCAAATGATGAAGGCATATCCCAGGATACAATTGAAAATGCAAAAAAAGCTCTTTTAAACAGAGGAGTTATTGTAAATTCTGAAATCCCGTTATATAATAAAAAAATAGGGACATTAGTTTATGGTGATGAAAGTATAAATAAGAAGAGAATTGTTAAAAACTTTTTAGGGCAGGAAGAGTATATAAAAGAAGAGTTAACGGAAGATTTAGAGGAAGGTTCAAAAGAAAATTTAAAAGAAGACTTAGAAGAGAGTGCAAAAGAAAAAAATATGTCCCAAGAGATTATTGAAAAAGACGGGAAGGAAATAATTTTTAAGGATAACGATAATTTTATTTACAAAAACAAAAATTTGTCATATATTATAAGTGCAGACAAAAGCAGCGGGGAGGTACTTGATAGTTTAAAAAAACTGTTTAAAGGAACCGGTGTACCAATAAACCAGTTTGTATTTGATAAAATGGAAAACGGGGATACCTATATTTTTAGACAGAAGTACAATGAATTCTGGATATTTGAAAACTATATTTCCGTTCTTATGTCTAAAGAGGATGTTTTACAATTAGAGTGCAGATACAGGAAAATAGACGGGATAGAACAGGGCAGTGATATATTAACAGCTCATCAGGTTTTGATAAAAAACCATGACAGTATAAAAGACATAGAAATTGTAGCAATTGATTTGGGTTTTAAAGAAATTGCCGTTCAAAACGGAGCAAGGGAGACGACAGATGATATACCGGTATGGCGTATCAGGACTTCCGGAGATGAAGAGTTGTTTTACAGGGTATATGACGGTGAAAAAATAAATACACAGTAG
- the pnpS gene encoding two-component system histidine kinase PnpS has protein sequence MRLIRRLRFFRSLQWRLVTIFILIAFVLMSTAAVSLNLFVESFYYNTFKQGLEGGFERGFLNPGEDATEEDAERIVRHYSSNKANAMLDFYLNDHKTFTILDGRTNEVKFSDERSFSQDWDSLSLEIQKSKNYLKALAGEIGDSESLFIVGNKEYFDYARPIENTPLIFYFRYDREEWAGLMDEFNKIIQLSFLIAIILSLLFGYVLSKTITVPIVNLMHRARKIASGDFGRVLEVKSKDEIGKLTKAFNYMASELKKNLNEVSREKNKIETILNYMTDGIIAFNLKGEVIHINPVLKVMLGIKEEWDMNFNEFSKRYDLGVSIEEISYLETYKTKEVNTTIGDKYVKVYFAIFTDENKKPDGVIAVFHDVTEQQKLDEMRREFVANVSHELRTPLTSIKSYSETLLEGALEDKETATKFLSVINSEADRMTRLVKDLLQLSRLDNNQMKWNITKFSLEKLVRDCIQKLEISANEKDQTIECYKIGDVEDVEADRDRIEQVLINILSNAMKYTPKGGKISIYVGKMYSSVYVKVKDSGIGIPKEDLPRIFERFYRTDKARSREMGGTGLGLAIAKEIIEAHNGEISVTSDIGKGTEFTIKLPVKCGL, from the coding sequence ATGCGGTTAATAAGACGGCTTAGATTTTTTAGAAGTCTGCAGTGGAGACTTGTTACAATTTTTATACTAATAGCATTTGTCCTCATGTCCACAGCGGCAGTATCCTTAAATCTTTTTGTGGAGTCTTTTTACTACAATACCTTTAAACAAGGTTTAGAAGGGGGATTTGAGAGAGGTTTTTTAAACCCAGGAGAGGATGCCACAGAAGAGGATGCAGAAAGAATAGTAAGGCATTATTCCAGTAATAAAGCAAATGCCATGCTGGACTTTTATTTAAATGACCATAAGACATTTACCATACTTGACGGAAGGACAAATGAAGTTAAGTTTTCAGATGAAAGGTCATTTTCTCAGGACTGGGATAGTTTGAGTTTGGAAATACAAAAGTCAAAAAATTATCTTAAAGCTTTAGCCGGTGAAATAGGGGACAGCGAGTCTCTTTTTATAGTGGGGAATAAGGAGTATTTTGACTATGCCCGGCCAATAGAAAACACTCCCTTGATTTTTTACTTTAGATATGACAGGGAAGAATGGGCAGGTCTTATGGATGAGTTTAATAAAATAATACAGCTAAGCTTTCTGATTGCTATTATACTGTCGCTGCTTTTTGGATATGTTCTTTCTAAGACCATAACAGTCCCTATAGTAAACCTTATGCACAGGGCTAGGAAAATTGCTTCCGGGGACTTTGGAAGGGTGCTAGAGGTAAAATCAAAGGATGAAATAGGCAAGCTTACAAAAGCATTTAACTATATGGCAAGTGAACTTAAAAAGAATTTAAATGAAGTTTCAAGGGAAAAGAACAAAATTGAAACCATTTTAAACTATATGACAGACGGGATAATTGCATTTAATCTTAAAGGGGAAGTTATTCACATTAACCCTGTTTTAAAGGTGATGCTTGGAATAAAAGAAGAATGGGATATGAATTTTAATGAATTTTCAAAGAGGTATGATTTAGGTGTTTCAATTGAGGAAATATCATATCTTGAAACATATAAAACCAAAGAAGTAAACACAACCATAGGGGATAAATATGTAAAGGTTTACTTTGCCATTTTTACAGATGAAAACAAAAAGCCGGATGGTGTCATTGCAGTTTTTCACGATGTAACAGAACAGCAAAAATTAGATGAAATGAGGCGTGAATTTGTTGCTAATGTATCTCATGAACTAAGAACCCCTTTAACATCAATTAAAAGCTATTCAGAGACATTATTAGAAGGTGCTTTGGAAGATAAGGAAACAGCAACAAAATTTTTATCTGTTATTAATTCAGAAGCAGACAGAATGACAAGGCTGGTTAAAGATTTACTACAGCTTTCAAGACTTGACAACAACCAAATGAAGTGGAATATTACAAAGTTTTCTTTAGAGAAGCTTGTAAGAGATTGTATTCAGAAACTGGAAATTTCAGCAAATGAAAAAGATCAGACAATAGAATGCTATAAAATAGGGGATGTAGAGGATGTTGAAGCTGACAGGGACAGAATTGAACAGGTATTGATAAATATACTGTCAAATGCAATGAAATATACGCCTAAAGGCGGAAAAATAAGTATTTATGTTGGAAAGATGTACAGCAGTGTATATGTGAAAGTGAAGGATTCGGGAATTGGTATTCCAAAGGAGGATCTTCCCAGGATTTTTGAAAGATTTTACAGAACAGACAAAGCCAGGTCCAGGGAAATGGGAGGAACAGGTCTTGGTCTTGCAATAGCAAAGGAAATTATTGAGGCACATAATGGTGAAATTTCTGTTACAAGTGATATTGGAAAAGGTACTGAATTTACAATCAAACTCCCGGTAAAATGCGGACTTTGA
- the yycF gene encoding response regulator YycF encodes MDEKILIVDDEKNIVDILKFNLTKEGFTTLEAYDGEEAVKTALNENPDLILLDVMLPKIDGFTVCRKLRESISTPIIMLTAKEEEVDKVLGLELGADDYITKPFSTRELMARVKANLRRVAANNTMKAQKVLKFGDLEIDIDRYEVKREGKVIELTLREFELVKFLALQQGQIFTRETLLEKVWGYEYYGDVRTVDVTVRRVREKIEKNPSAPTYILTKRGVGYYFNKQED; translated from the coding sequence ATGGACGAGAAAATTCTTATAGTAGATGACGAAAAAAACATTGTCGATATCCTCAAATTTAATTTGACCAAGGAAGGATTTACAACACTTGAAGCATATGACGGTGAAGAAGCTGTTAAAACAGCTTTAAATGAAAACCCTGATTTAATACTGTTAGATGTAATGCTCCCTAAAATAGATGGTTTTACAGTTTGCCGTAAACTAAGAGAGTCTATATCCACTCCTATTATAATGCTGACAGCCAAAGAAGAAGAAGTTGATAAGGTTTTGGGATTAGAATTAGGTGCTGATGATTATATAACAAAGCCTTTTAGTACAAGAGAGCTGATGGCAAGGGTAAAGGCAAATCTTAGAAGGGTTGCTGCAAATAATACAATGAAAGCACAAAAGGTATTGAAATTTGGCGATTTAGAAATTGATATAGACCGCTATGAAGTAAAGAGAGAAGGTAAGGTTATAGAACTTACTCTTAGGGAATTTGAATTAGTTAAATTTTTAGCATTACAGCAAGGTCAGATTTTTACAAGGGAAACCCTTCTTGAAAAAGTGTGGGGTTATGAATACTATGGTGATGTCAGGACGGTGGATGTAACAGTAAGAAGAGTGAGGGAAAAAATAGAGAAAAACCCCAGTGCTCCAACCTACATCTTAACTAAAAGAGGCGTGGGATATTATTTTAACAAGCAGGAGGACTAG
- a CDS encoding aspartyl-phosphate phosphatase Spo0E family protein, which produces MSKELMYILITKMHLRLNQLIEEKNYNLLDEEVLHYSQRLDKVLSRFNKIVNQDANSGLNSCEVNNVTKCAI; this is translated from the coding sequence ATGTCTAAGGAGCTTATGTACATCCTTATTACAAAAATGCATCTTAGGTTAAACCAGCTTATTGAGGAGAAAAATTATAATTTACTTGATGAGGAAGTTTTGCACTACAGTCAGAGGTTGGATAAGGTATTATCCAGGTTTAACAAGATTGTAAACCAAGATGCCAATTCAGGTTTAAATTCATGTGAAGTGAATAATGTCACAAAGTGTGCTATTTAA
- a CDS encoding Ig-like domain-containing protein, producing MKNLKKLVALFVAIAMISTLMVPAFADSSFKYEEEARDMYDLGLFKGESETEYVPNLGELLSRETGAVMLLRIFAQEDEALEMSDEEADEKLAAFSDGDTVANWAKKQVAYATDKGYIKGYPDGTFAPKEALNGKAYCSLVLQLLGYDGDFNYHTAATSLSEVGGLTSAEAAIFNSNDPINRDSLVGISYGALKATFKGSNETLIQRLVRLEKVDANLAKDKGLVDAVIKEVAELEDVYVKVGETANLPSTVEVTYDNDETGEVEVTWPTVDTSEVGEQEIEGIIAGTPLTAKVKVIVQPDELTVTSVTADNLKEVAVEFSAALDEDTVNADNIYVKDVTGSVELQEDGRTVIITVDGDDGGDDGLDNSGEYTLVVKNVKDTTGMEIEETEIDFEAFDGTRPEAEEIKVTGPSNLEITFSEPIKEGDGDDIELKIGDTTIGAEVDEGYGTRTLSVSVWDELEDGKTYEVTVKGFKDYAGYTNVTKTFELEYVKDNEPPVAEITKVDQKYIKVEFNKPVTGLHPQNFYHTFTAWEATGIYKDEARTDEIKPENSVSTVWVYFMDDEDDKNSKPLAEGTQKVGIRGKYDDVDVVDNWGNKFETVEIEVTVTVDKEAPEVTSITVESEDKIKVTFNKVVNFSEDNIEVLDTDGKEIASVSSIDPAEEAAKEFTVKLSEPVEGKTIIVKIANVEDTALEPNKLSEYKATIEVGDQTAPSVKVAKDEAGEALYFIFNEDVSNTALDKNNYAIMDDSNGKLTNFKNSPKFAEGSRIVKIELANDENLTGKKIFVQKIEDKAGNAMAGVIVEYSGIDTLDNAVAPNVESVEITAKDKIVITFDQYLKEAPIDGFVVTVDSETFDKKADYKSTSVTRNSKGNTVVTLVLKSADIKADASNVTVQVLDNKLKNRLDVAVKGVIFNPAADDELPGQKYVADKIAPSIKEKEEEDVLDVTATAGKNTIKIEFTEDINDNALSSKTFKVDGYTVESVEASGSTVTITLTDNIEAGKVKITQAQPVEDMAGNEYTHKGTITITVTESDD from the coding sequence ATGAAAAATCTCAAAAAATTAGTGGCATTATTTGTTGCAATCGCAATGATCTCAACACTTATGGTGCCTGCATTTGCGGATTCTTCATTCAAATATGAAGAAGAAGCAAGGGATATGTATGATCTAGGATTGTTTAAAGGAGAATCAGAAACTGAGTATGTTCCTAACCTAGGCGAATTGCTTAGCAGGGAAACAGGTGCTGTTATGCTTCTAAGAATTTTTGCTCAAGAAGACGAAGCACTTGAAATGTCAGACGAAGAAGCGGATGAAAAACTTGCAGCATTCTCAGACGGCGACACTGTTGCAAACTGGGCTAAGAAGCAAGTTGCATACGCTACTGACAAAGGATATATAAAAGGATATCCTGATGGAACATTTGCTCCAAAAGAAGCTCTTAACGGAAAAGCTTATTGTTCATTAGTACTTCAGTTGCTAGGATATGATGGAGACTTCAATTATCATACAGCAGCAACAAGCCTAAGCGAAGTTGGCGGATTAACTTCAGCTGAAGCAGCTATATTCAACTCTAATGATCCTATTAACAGAGATTCATTAGTAGGTATTTCCTACGGTGCATTAAAAGCTACTTTTAAAGGATCAAACGAAACTCTAATTCAAAGACTTGTTCGCTTAGAAAAAGTTGATGCGAACTTAGCGAAAGACAAAGGTCTTGTAGACGCTGTTATTAAAGAAGTTGCTGAATTAGAAGACGTATACGTTAAAGTTGGAGAAACTGCAAATCTTCCAAGCACTGTAGAAGTAACTTATGACAATGATGAAACTGGTGAAGTTGAAGTAACATGGCCAACAGTTGACACATCAGAAGTTGGCGAACAAGAAATCGAAGGTATAATCGCAGGTACTCCATTAACTGCGAAAGTTAAAGTTATTGTACAGCCTGATGAGCTTACAGTAACAAGTGTAACAGCTGACAACTTAAAAGAAGTAGCTGTTGAATTCAGTGCAGCTCTTGATGAGGACACTGTAAATGCTGACAACATTTATGTTAAAGATGTAACTGGTTCAGTTGAACTACAGGAAGACGGCAGAACAGTTATTATAACTGTTGATGGTGATGACGGTGGTGATGACGGTTTAGATAACTCAGGAGAATATACTCTTGTAGTTAAAAATGTAAAAGACACAACAGGAATGGAAATTGAAGAAACTGAAATAGACTTTGAAGCTTTTGACGGAACAAGACCGGAAGCTGAAGAAATAAAAGTAACAGGTCCTTCAAACTTAGAAATAACATTCAGTGAGCCTATTAAAGAAGGCGATGGTGACGACATTGAACTTAAGATTGGAGATACTACAATAGGTGCTGAAGTTGATGAAGGATATGGTACAAGAACTCTCTCAGTTTCTGTTTGGGATGAATTAGAAGATGGTAAAACTTACGAAGTAACAGTTAAAGGTTTTAAAGACTATGCTGGTTATACAAATGTAACAAAGACTTTTGAATTAGAATATGTAAAAGATAATGAACCACCAGTAGCAGAAATTACAAAAGTTGACCAAAAATATATAAAAGTTGAATTCAACAAACCGGTGACAGGACTTCATCCTCAAAACTTCTACCACACTTTCACAGCGTGGGAAGCTACAGGAATATATAAAGATGAAGCAAGGACTGACGAAATTAAGCCTGAAAATTCAGTAAGTACAGTATGGGTTTATTTCATGGATGACGAAGATGATAAAAATAGCAAACCTTTAGCAGAAGGAACTCAGAAGGTAGGAATCAGAGGAAAATACGATGACGTAGATGTAGTTGACAACTGGGGCAATAAATTTGAAACTGTAGAAATAGAAGTAACTGTGACTGTTGATAAGGAAGCACCTGAAGTTACAAGTATTACAGTTGAAAGTGAAGATAAGATTAAAGTTACTTTCAATAAAGTTGTAAACTTTAGCGAAGATAACATTGAAGTACTTGATACTGACGGAAAAGAAATTGCAAGTGTTTCTTCTATAGACCCAGCAGAAGAAGCTGCAAAAGAATTTACAGTAAAATTAAGTGAACCAGTTGAAGGAAAAACTATTATTGTAAAAATTGCTAACGTAGAAGATACAGCATTAGAGCCAAATAAATTGTCAGAGTATAAAGCAACAATAGAAGTAGGCGACCAAACTGCTCCATCAGTAAAAGTAGCTAAAGACGAAGCCGGTGAAGCTCTATACTTTATCTTTAATGAAGATGTATCAAATACTGCACTTGACAAAAACAACTACGCAATAATGGACGACAGTAATGGAAAATTAACAAACTTCAAGAACTCACCAAAATTTGCTGAAGGAAGCAGGATTGTTAAAATTGAACTTGCAAATGATGAGAATTTAACAGGTAAAAAGATATTCGTGCAAAAGATTGAAGACAAAGCTGGAAATGCTATGGCAGGCGTTATAGTTGAATATAGTGGTATAGATACTCTTGATAATGCTGTAGCTCCTAATGTAGAATCAGTTGAAATAACTGCAAAGGACAAAATAGTTATAACATTTGACCAATATCTCAAAGAAGCTCCTATAGATGGATTTGTAGTTACAGTAGATTCAGAAACATTTGATAAGAAAGCTGATTATAAATCAACATCTGTAACAAGAAACAGCAAAGGAAATACAGTTGTAACTCTTGTTCTAAAGAGCGCAGATATCAAAGCTGATGCAAGTAACGTTACTGTTCAGGTACTTGATAATAAGTTAAAGAACAGACTTGATGTAGCAGTTAAAGGAGTAATATTTAACCCAGCAGCAGACGACGAATTACCAGGACAAAAATATGTTGCTGATAAAATAGCTCCTTCTATAAAAGAAAAAGAAGAAGAAGACGTTCTAGACGTTACAGCAACAGCTGGTAAAAACACTATTAAAATAGAGTTTACTGAAGATATTAATGATAATGCATTATCAAGCAAAACTTTTAAAGTTGACGGTTATACAGTTGAAAGTGTAGAAGCTTCTGGTAGCACAGTAACTATAACTTTAACAGATAATATTGAAGCTGGTAAAGTTAAAATAACTCAAGCGCAACCGGTAGAAGACATGGCCGGAAACGAATACACTCATAAGGGTACAATTACCATAACAGTAACAGAAAGCGACGACTAA
- a CDS encoding small, acid-soluble spore protein, alpha/beta type, which yields MSKRKVMSEELKTEIAKELGVYDTVATEGWGSVTSRDCGNIVKKAIEIAERNISKK from the coding sequence ATGAGCAAGCGTAAAGTAATGTCCGAAGAACTAAAGACGGAGATTGCTAAGGAACTAGGAGTCTACGACACAGTTGCAACTGAAGGATGGGGCTCAGTAACCTCCAGAGACTGCGGAAATATAGTGAAAAAGGCAATAGAAATTGCAGAAAGAAATATTTCTAAAAAGTAA
- a CDS encoding CBS domain-containing protein produces MKVRDKMTRSVAYVDPGKSVVEAAQLMQKHNVGSIPVCDHTGVVGIVTDRDIVVRNVAHGKTPHDTKVQDVMTSQVMTVTPDMDIEDATSLMAQEQVRRLPVVENNQIVGMLSLGDIASDVRFDMEAAEALCEISKPSKPFKM; encoded by the coding sequence TTGAAGGTTAGGGACAAAATGACCAGAAGTGTTGCATATGTTGACCCTGGAAAAAGCGTTGTAGAAGCAGCACAACTAATGCAAAAGCATAATGTTGGTTCTATTCCTGTCTGCGACCACACAGGTGTGGTGGGAATTGTAACCGACAGGGATATAGTTGTAAGAAATGTAGCACATGGTAAAACACCCCATGACACAAAAGTCCAGGATGTAATGACGTCACAAGTTATGACAGTAACACCGGATATGGATATAGAAGATGCAACAAGCCTTATGGCACAGGAGCAGGTAAGAAGACTTCCTGTTGTTGAAAACAACCAGATTGTAGGTATGCTCTCATTAGGTGACATTGCATCAGATGTAAGGTTTGACATGGAAGCAGCAGAAGCATTATGTGAAATATCAAAACCATCAAAGCCTTTCAAAATGTAA